The genomic interval aAGTCaatcaataataaatcaatCTAAAAAATGttacaattacattttattatattaccaAATATTCCATTCACTAAAAAATACTATATTGGTTCCTAGTTATATACGTAGGATCAACTTGATTTTCTGATTATAGTGAGACAACAGCAGTGTGTCAATGCTTATGTGCATTGCAGGTTTAAAATCGGAATATTGAGCGTTATAGAAGATAATGAAAGGTGCATGAATGGAAACAAATGTTGAATAACACACTTTTAAATGTTGTCTGTTTGAAGCAGCAAATagagcaaaacagaaaaaataaccaAGTCAAAATACTATACCTCCATAATTCTCTCATAGATATAAACCGACCCTGAGGGTTACAAAATAAACTTATTGGCCAAAGATAACTGAAAATGTGTGACGTCCATTGTTTTCTGCTCACCTGCTGGCTCTCAAAGGTCCAGGTGCTGTCCGGTAAAGACGCATCCAGGACACTCATCACCTCCTTAAAGTCAGTGGTGCTGCTGGGCTTAATCATAGTGAAGTCACTGTACTCTGACATTGGAGACATACAGGACCGGAAGGACTGACTCTgagacaacatgtctcctccCATGACCTCCACGTACTTAATGGGTCCATCAGTGTTCAGCTGAATCTGCAGGTTTCTGTTGGGGTTCTTGTAACCATCATAGTCCCCCTGTCTCATGCAGCAACTaccgctgcttctgctgctcctgaTGCATTTAACCGCTAAGATGAGAAAAGTCACCAGAGACAGCACGGACACCGAGGCCAGAGAGAGAATCAAATACAGGGTGATTCTCCCAGTTTTCTTGCTGGGCTCGGTCACTTTCTGTCGGAGGTTTAAGATGGGCTCATGGAGACCGTCCTCCAGCTGGATGGACACCGTGACGGTGGAGGACTGGACCGGGTCCCCGTCGTCCTTGATCTCTATAAGCAGCCTCTGAGAGGAGTCGTCCTGCTCGGACACAGCGCGTTTAGTCCTCACCTCCCCTGTGTACAGATTGACAGTGAACAGAGAGACGTCTGTGGCCTCCGTCACTTTGTAGGAGATCCAGGCGTTATGGCCCGAGTCCGCGTCCACGGCCGTCACCTTAGTGACCAGGTGACCCGCTTTAGCGGAGCGGGGCATCCTCTGATGAGAGAGGGAGCCCAGGACAGCGGAGGAGGGGTAAATAACAGAGGGGGCGTTGTCGTTCTGGTCGAGGATAAAAACATGGACGGTGGTGTTGCTGCTGAGAGACGGAGAGCCCTGATCCTTTGCTTGAACCTGAATCTGAAACACCTTCAGTTTCTCATAGTCAAACGAGTGCATGCTGTAGATGCTGCCGTTATCTGAGTTAATGTAAACATACGATGAGACAGAAACGTCCTGCACTTTAGAGTCCAGTATAGAGTAAGAGATTTTTGCGTTTTCACCAAAATCCAGGTCAGAGGCTGATACTGAGTACAGTATAGATCCTGGTACCCCATTctcttttaaatacacattatagGAGGGCTGAGAGAATACAGGGGGGTTGTCATTCACATCTGTTATAGTGACATATACAGTTTTCTTactggacagaggaggagagcctAAATCGGTGGCAATAATGTCGATCTTATACTCTGAGAAGCTCTCTCGGTCTAAAGCTGCACCTGTAACCAGTGCGTAATTGTCTGAAAAGGAGGGTTTCAGATTGAAAGGCGAATTCTTCGGGAGCTGTAAGGACACTTTACCGTTGTCCCCTGAATCAAGGTCTCGGGCACTAATTAACGCTACAACAGTTCCACTCGGTGCGTCTTCAGGCACAGAGTTTGGTTGGGAGGTCAGGAATATATTCGGAGCATTATCGTTAACATCAACCACCTCGATGTGCACAGTACAGTGTCCCTCCATTCTTGGAGCTCCTTTGTCTTTTGCGCAAATGTCAATTTCGTAATTTTCGTTTGTTTCGAAATCTAATTGCCCTGCGAGTCGTATTTCTCCAGTTAACGAATCAATATTAAACATAGACAGGACAGTATCTGGTGTGTGGGTTCCAAATGAATACTCTACTTCTCCATTAGGGCCTTCATCAATATCTTTTGCTATCAGTTTTATGATAGATGCACCTTCTACACTGTTTTCGCTTATGGAaactttataaatatttttttcaaatacagGAAAATGATCATTGATATCAAGAACATTAATGGTTATTACACAGGTCCCAGATTTCACTGGGTTTCCTCCGTCTATAGCTGTTAATTGAAGCTGATGTCTCGCATTTTTCTCCCTGTCGAGAGATTTAGACAAGATGAGTTCTGGGACTTTCCTCCCACCAGATACGTCTTTTATctttaaactaaaataatcaTCTTTACTTATGGTGTAGGACCTCACTGAATTCACTCCGACATCAAGGTCTTTAGCGGTCTCCACTGGAAAACGTGCCCCTGCCGCTGTCGACTCTGCTATTTCTAATATAATATCTTGCGACGGAAATTTTGGGGAATTATCATTAATATCCTGTATTTCCACCTCGACTCGGTACAACTGCAAAGGTTGATCAATAACAACTTGCAGAGTCAACACACAGCTGGCGCTTTGTCCACATAACGCCTCTCTGTCTATTCTGTCATTCACCACCAGCTCGCCCTTCCCCGCATCCACAGTGAAATACTGCTTACCAGCCTCAGAGGCGACTCGCAGCTTACGGTCAAAAATCTCAGACAGTCCCAAACCAAGATCTTTGGCTAGATTTCCTACCACAGAGCCCTGTTTTAGTTCCTCCGGGATGCTGTAACGAGTCTGTCCGTGAATTATACTCcacaagagaaagaaatgatGCCACCAAAGCGCCTGCCATCTCCAGTCTCGGTATCCTATTGTCTTTGTCATCCCCGGTCCGTTCAAATTATTTCCCAGTGAGGTAATCGAAAAGAAAATTGTTACCACCCATTTCCACGAGGCATTAATCTAAAAGAAAGTTCCGAAATCGCCTCATgacaaaaagtaaaatgaaTATTAGTCCTTCTAGTTCCGAGAAGAGCATCACTCCCTCTCATTCAGCTCATTGCACTGTAAGTGTTGATGGTGCTGAGGCTGCATGGGGGGAGGGAGTAGATCTCTTTGTATAGTTCTATGTTTTTCACTGGTGGACAATATTCATCTCTACCATCCAATAGGAAGGGAGGTGAGCAGTGCTGTTAAAGACACAGTCGCCCTCCAAAGAATCCGCCTCAATGCATTTACAGTGTGTAGAGAAATGTCAGCTGCTTTACGTGGCCAATAATGTTACTGCACCTAAAATAATATTCTGAGTGCAACAATACTGATCTGGTTGTTTGAACCTttgattaaacaaaaactactGTTGTGATttgaacaagaaaaaaagaaaagagaaagcagTTTACGTCAGTTATATGAAAACCTATTCAAGGTGTCGCTGTTCATGTGTCTGGTGCTGAAACAAACTGCCATTATAAGAGCATTACAAAAAACAAGAGCACTGTTTAACGTAAACAGAAgtgaatacaattttaatttaaCTATATGATGTTGTGgattattaataaaataatagagGGAG from Limanda limanda chromosome 10, fLimLim1.1, whole genome shotgun sequence carries:
- the LOC133012161 gene encoding protocadherin gamma-C5-like, which encodes MTKTIGYRDWRWQALWWHHFFLLWSIIHGQTRYSIPEELKQGSVVGNLAKDLGLGLSEIFDRKLRVASEAGKQYFTVDAGKGELVVNDRIDREALCGQSASCVLTLQVVIDQPLQLYRVEVEIQDINDNSPKFPSQDIILEIAESTAAGARFPVETAKDLDVGVNSVRSYTISKDDYFSLKIKDVSGGRKVPELILSKSLDREKNARHQLQLTAIDGGNPVKSGTCVITINVLDINDHFPVFEKNIYKVSISENSVEGASIIKLIAKDIDEGPNGEVEYSFGTHTPDTVLSMFNIDSLTGEIRLAGQLDFETNENYEIDICAKDKGAPRMEGHCTVHIEVVDVNDNAPNIFLTSQPNSVPEDAPSGTVVALISARDLDSGDNGKVSLQLPKNSPFNLKPSFSDNYALVTGAALDRESFSEYKIDIIATDLGSPPLSSKKTVYVTITDVNDNPPVFSQPSYNVYLKENGVPGSILYSVSASDLDFGENAKISYSILDSKVQDVSVSSYVYINSDNGSIYSMHSFDYEKLKVFQIQVQAKDQGSPSLSSNTTVHVFILDQNDNAPSVIYPSSAVLGSLSHQRMPRSAKAGHLVTKVTAVDADSGHNAWISYKVTEATDVSLFTVNLYTGEVRTKRAVSEQDDSSQRLLIEIKDDGDPVQSSTVTVSIQLEDGLHEPILNLRQKVTEPSKKTGRITLYLILSLASVSVLSLVTFLILAVKCIRSSRSSGSCCMRQGDYDGYKNPNRNLQIQLNTDGPIKYVEVMGGDMLSQSQSFRSCMSPMSEYSDFTMIKPSSTTDFKEVMSVLDASLPDSTWTFESQQVSRKQWTKSS